The Solibacillus daqui genome has a segment encoding these proteins:
- a CDS encoding ABC transporter ATP-binding protein, whose translation MLKINDIDVYYGNIQALKGLSLEVNEGEIVTLIGANGAGKSTLLKTISGLLKPKRGSIEYLGTAIDGKAAQSIVKAGISHVPEGRRVFSNMSVEENLELGAYLRKDKDGIKKDLEHVYELFPRLLERRKQLSGTLSGGEQQMLAMGRALMAKPKLIILDEPSMGLAPLMVKNIFNIIEMVNKEGVTVLLVEQNANMALSVAHRAYVLETGKIVLSGTAKELQESEEVKAAYLGGL comes from the coding sequence ATGCTAAAAATTAATGACATCGATGTATACTATGGCAATATTCAAGCCTTAAAAGGGCTCTCCCTCGAAGTAAATGAAGGTGAAATTGTTACACTAATCGGAGCGAACGGTGCTGGAAAAAGTACGCTTCTTAAGACGATTTCAGGATTACTCAAGCCAAAGCGTGGTTCGATTGAATATTTAGGCACCGCGATTGACGGTAAGGCTGCACAATCGATTGTAAAAGCAGGGATTTCGCATGTTCCAGAAGGGCGTCGCGTATTTTCAAATATGAGCGTAGAAGAAAATCTAGAGCTTGGTGCGTACTTACGTAAAGATAAGGACGGTATCAAAAAGGATTTAGAGCATGTTTATGAACTGTTTCCACGATTGCTAGAGCGTCGCAAGCAGCTTTCGGGTACATTATCTGGCGGTGAGCAGCAAATGCTAGCAATGGGCCGCGCATTAATGGCAAAACCAAAACTAATTATTCTGGATGAGCCATCAATGGGTCTTGCTCCACTAATGGTAAAAAATATTTTTAACATCATTGAAATGGTTAATAAAGAAGGCGTAACCGTTTTACTAGTAGAGCAAAATGCCAATATGGCGCTTTCAGTAGCACACCGCGCGTACGTTTTAGAAACGGGTAAAATCGTACTTTCCGGTACCGCAAAAGAGCTACAAGAAAGTGAAGAAGTAAAAGCAGCATATCTGGGTGGACTGTAA
- a CDS encoding branched-chain amino acid ABC transporter permease, producing the protein MKKSKIFWGYAVLALVIYVVVQLLINNGFVAFYYQNMLIAMCINIMLAVSLHVIIGITGQFSIGHAGFLAVGAYISAICTMKLGLPFVTAILIGAVVAALAGLLVGIPTLRLKGDYLAIATLGFAEIIRIVFLNVDYVGGAAGISVTHQSTWTYAFFGTFITILVIANFTNSRHGRACISIREDEIAADAMGINTTYYKVVAFAIGSFFAGVAGAIYAHNYYLIQPTAFGFLKSFDILIFVVLGGLGSLSGSVIAAILLTIVSTYLQGFPETRMIIYSLVLILVMLYRPTGLLGTKEITEFFKFGKKGGTRV; encoded by the coding sequence ATGAAAAAATCAAAAATCTTTTGGGGTTATGCCGTTCTAGCACTTGTCATTTATGTTGTTGTTCAATTATTAATCAACAACGGGTTCGTTGCGTTCTACTATCAAAACATGTTAATCGCGATGTGTATTAACATTATGCTTGCGGTAAGTTTACACGTTATTATCGGAATTACTGGGCAGTTTTCGATTGGTCATGCTGGTTTCTTAGCGGTAGGTGCATACATTTCCGCCATTTGTACAATGAAGCTAGGGTTACCATTTGTTACAGCTATTTTAATTGGTGCAGTTGTTGCGGCACTCGCGGGGCTTTTAGTTGGGATTCCGACACTGCGTTTAAAGGGGGACTATTTAGCAATTGCGACATTAGGATTTGCAGAAATTATTCGTATTGTGTTTTTAAACGTGGATTATGTTGGAGGTGCGGCTGGTATATCGGTAACACATCAATCGACATGGACATATGCATTTTTTGGGACATTTATTACAATTTTAGTTATTGCGAACTTTACGAATTCACGCCATGGCCGCGCATGTATATCGATTCGTGAAGACGAAATTGCAGCCGATGCAATGGGTATTAACACAACATATTACAAAGTAGTCGCATTTGCGATCGGTTCGTTCTTTGCAGGGGTTGCTGGTGCCATTTATGCGCATAACTATTATTTAATTCAGCCAACTGCATTTGGTTTCTTAAAGTCATTTGATATTTTGATTTTCGTAGTATTAGGTGGTTTAGGAAGTCTTTCGGGTTCTGTCATTGCCGCAATTTTATTAACAATTGTTTCAACATACTTACAAGGTTTCCCAGAAACGCGTATGATTATTTATTCTTTAGTGTTAATTTTAGTGATGTTGTATCGTCCAACGGGATTACTTGGCACGAAAGAGATTACAGAATTTTTCAAGTTCGGTAAAAAAGGAGGTACTCGTGTATGA
- a CDS encoding cupin domain-containing protein produces MQTIEQLIEALQLEPHPEGGFYRSTMRDNEKLILAHGERPLYSSIYFLLRSQDISHLHRLQSDEVWYYHGGSALTIHMIYEDGTYEAKKLGLNIENGEQPQILVEKGTIFGSSVEEENTFGLVGCMVAPGFDFEDFELFTQQQLLEIYPQHEVIIKKMAFEQL; encoded by the coding sequence ATGCAAACGATTGAACAATTGATTGAGGCACTACAGCTAGAACCACATCCAGAAGGTGGCTTTTACCGTTCAACGATGCGTGATAATGAAAAGCTAATCTTAGCGCATGGAGAGCGTCCACTTTATTCGAGCATTTACTTTTTACTACGCTCGCAGGACATTTCACATTTGCACCGTCTTCAATCGGATGAAGTATGGTATTACCACGGTGGTAGTGCTTTAACTATCCATATGATTTATGAGGACGGTACGTATGAGGCAAAGAAATTAGGATTAAATATTGAGAACGGTGAGCAACCACAAATTTTAGTCGAGAAGGGGACAATCTTTGGTTCTTCGGTTGAGGAGGAAAATACATTTGGCTTAGTAGGCTGTATGGTGGCACCAGGCTTTGATTTTGAAGATTTTGAGCTGTTTACACAGCAGCAGTTACTGGAAATCTATCCGCAGCATGAAGTGATAATTAAAAAAATGGCATTTGAACAACTTTAA
- a CDS encoding methylated-DNA--[protein]-cysteine S-methyltransferase, translating to MLYKVDYDSPIGIIEITSTEKHITSILFPEREHVEHKQVEQMPEIINTCYRELDEYFNGKRKDFTVAYHFDGTEFQTSVWQALTTVPFGKTASYKEIAQQIGNEKAVRAVGMTNSKNLISIIVPCHRVIGASGKLTGYAGGIWRKEWLLEHEKKDF from the coding sequence ATGCTATATAAAGTAGATTATGATTCACCAATTGGAATTATTGAGATAACAAGTACAGAAAAACATATAACTTCGATTTTATTTCCAGAACGAGAGCATGTAGAACATAAACAAGTGGAACAAATGCCTGAAATTATAAATACTTGTTATCGGGAGCTAGATGAATATTTCAATGGCAAACGAAAGGATTTCACGGTCGCATACCATTTTGACGGAACAGAATTCCAAACAAGTGTTTGGCAGGCTTTGACGACCGTACCCTTTGGAAAAACGGCTTCTTATAAAGAAATTGCCCAACAAATTGGTAATGAAAAAGCAGTGCGAGCAGTAGGGATGACCAATAGTAAAAATTTAATTAGTATTATCGTACCGTGCCATCGTGTTATAGGGGCAAGTGGTAAACTGACAGGCTATGCAGGTGGTATTTGGCGAAAAGAGTGGTTACTTGAGCATGAGAAAAAGGATTTTTAA
- a CDS encoding ABC transporter substrate-binding protein, translating to MTKHNKMKKYGSLFIATAMLTGALAGCGTDDSSSTSSGGSGNSASGDVIKIGANLELSGAVASYGSSINDGAKLAIEEINAAGGIDGKKIEYIPVDNKSETAEATSAAIRLAEQEKVVAMLAPATSGNSVATVQIANQHKVPIVTASGTAPNVTVNEDGSVNEYAFRTCFIDPFQGTVAANFASNELQAKNVAIFADNASDYAKGLAASFKETIEANGGTVVAEEAYVAKDVDFKSTLTNIKGKNPDFIFIPGYYEEVGLIVKQARELGITVPLMGADGWDSPTLVDLAGGDALNNTFITNHYSSEDPDTKIQDFVAAFKDKYNQAPNAFHALGYDSVYFIVDAIKRVDGDITGEAIQKQLAATKDLSLITGTFTVDENHNPVKSATVLEFVDGKQQFNSKVNP from the coding sequence ATGACAAAGCACAACAAAATGAAAAAATATGGTTCTTTATTTATTGCAACAGCAATGTTAACTGGGGCTTTAGCGGGATGCGGTACAGACGACTCTAGTTCAACTTCATCGGGTGGTAGTGGTAATTCAGCATCAGGTGATGTAATTAAAATCGGTGCGAACTTAGAATTATCAGGCGCTGTAGCATCTTATGGTTCATCTATTAACGATGGTGCTAAATTAGCAATTGAAGAGATTAATGCTGCTGGCGGCATTGATGGTAAGAAAATTGAATATATCCCAGTTGACAATAAATCAGAAACAGCGGAAGCAACTTCTGCAGCAATTCGTTTAGCAGAGCAAGAAAAAGTAGTTGCAATGTTAGCACCAGCAACTTCTGGTAACTCAGTGGCGACTGTACAAATTGCAAATCAACATAAGGTGCCAATCGTGACAGCTTCTGGTACAGCACCAAATGTAACAGTAAATGAAGACGGTTCTGTAAATGAGTATGCATTCCGTACTTGCTTCATCGACCCATTCCAGGGGACAGTAGCGGCAAACTTCGCATCAAATGAGCTACAAGCGAAAAATGTAGCTATCTTCGCGGATAATGCATCTGACTATGCAAAAGGGTTGGCAGCTTCGTTCAAAGAAACAATCGAAGCGAACGGCGGTACAGTTGTTGCTGAAGAAGCATACGTTGCAAAAGATGTAGACTTCAAATCAACATTAACAAACATTAAAGGTAAAAACCCAGACTTCATCTTCATCCCTGGTTATTATGAGGAGGTTGGCCTGATCGTTAAGCAAGCTCGTGAATTAGGTATTACAGTGCCATTAATGGGTGCTGACGGTTGGGATTCACCAACATTAGTGGATTTAGCAGGTGGCGATGCGTTAAACAACACATTCATCACAAACCACTATTCATCTGAAGATCCAGATACAAAAATTCAAGATTTCGTTGCAGCGTTTAAAGATAAATACAATCAAGCGCCAAATGCCTTCCACGCTTTAGGTTATGATTCAGTTTACTTTATCGTAGATGCAATCAAACGTGTTGATGGTGATATTACAGGTGAAGCAATTCAAAAACAATTAGCTGCAACAAAAGATTTAAGTCTAATTACAGGTACATTCACAGTTGACGAAAACCACAACCCAGTAAAATCAGCAACAGTTCTAGAATTCGTAGACGGTAAGCAACAGTTCAACTCTAAAGTAAATCCTTAA
- a CDS encoding ABC transporter ATP-binding protein translates to MSSTLLKVDKLGIQFGGLKAVQNVDLHMNSGELIGLIGPNGAGKTTTFNMLTGVYAPTEGTITFDGKSIGGLDPYKVTRQGISRTFQNIRLFKELSVLDNVKVANHGLAKHNLISSIFRLPSHFKGEVKMEEESLAFLKIFGLDVYRDELAKNLPYGMQRRLEIARALAAKPKLLLLDEPAAGMNPQETHELMELIAFIRKEFDLTILLIEHDMHLVMGICERIYVLDHGQLIAEGTPGEIRSNPKVIEAYLGEEVTE, encoded by the coding sequence ATGAGTAGTACACTTCTTAAAGTAGATAAATTAGGCATTCAATTTGGCGGATTAAAGGCTGTGCAAAATGTAGATCTCCACATGAACAGCGGCGAGTTAATCGGACTAATAGGGCCAAATGGTGCTGGTAAAACAACAACATTCAATATGTTAACGGGTGTTTATGCTCCAACGGAAGGAACAATTACATTTGACGGTAAATCAATTGGCGGACTAGATCCTTATAAAGTAACGCGCCAAGGGATTAGCCGTACATTCCAAAATATCCGTCTATTTAAAGAACTATCTGTGTTAGACAACGTAAAGGTAGCGAATCATGGCTTAGCAAAGCACAATTTAATTTCGAGCATTTTCCGTTTGCCGAGTCACTTTAAAGGTGAGGTGAAAATGGAAGAGGAGTCGCTAGCATTTTTAAAAATTTTTGGTTTAGATGTCTACCGTGATGAGTTAGCGAAAAACTTACCATACGGAATGCAACGTCGTTTAGAAATTGCTCGTGCACTTGCTGCAAAGCCAAAGTTGCTATTACTAGATGAGCCAGCTGCTGGTATGAATCCGCAGGAAACACATGAGCTTATGGAGTTAATTGCATTTATTCGTAAGGAATTTGATTTAACGATTCTTTTAATTGAGCATGATATGCACTTAGTCATGGGAATTTGTGAGCGGATTTACGTATTAGACCATGGGCAACTAATTGCGGAAGGAACACCTGGGGAAATTCGTTCAAACCCAAAAGTTATTGAAGCATACTTAGGTGAGGAGGTTACAGAATAA
- a CDS encoding class I SAM-dependent methyltransferase, which translates to MNEQQFDKFLNIETTGFQYGFPKLAKYHRYEPTPYSGLEQLFEVYALPPGANFLDIGCGKGRVPIYVHHRFDIPAIGIEMDPKFFIEAEHNAAQYLKKAGKKRSSLQFYNMVAETYQIQGKDQVFFFFNPFSIHVFREFMSKILKSYEQYTRTIDIVLYYPSPDYLHYLHQDLGLDYYLNIKLRNEKNENERIIIFRLQP; encoded by the coding sequence ATGAATGAACAACAATTTGATAAATTTTTAAATATCGAAACAACAGGATTCCAATATGGATTTCCGAAATTAGCAAAATATCATCGCTATGAACCGACACCGTATAGTGGGTTAGAGCAATTGTTTGAAGTATATGCGTTACCTCCGGGAGCCAATTTTTTAGATATTGGCTGTGGCAAAGGACGTGTCCCTATTTATGTACATCACCGTTTTGATATTCCAGCCATCGGTATTGAAATGGATCCAAAATTTTTTATAGAAGCTGAACATAATGCAGCTCAATATTTGAAAAAGGCAGGGAAAAAGCGTTCATCGTTGCAGTTTTATAACATGGTAGCAGAAACTTATCAAATTCAGGGGAAAGATCAAGTCTTTTTCTTCTTCAACCCCTTTTCAATTCACGTATTTCGTGAGTTCATGAGCAAAATTTTAAAATCCTATGAGCAATACACCCGTACAATCGACATTGTTTTGTATTATCCATCTCCCGATTACTTGCACTATTTGCACCAAGATTTAGGGCTAGATTATTACTTGAATATAAAATTACGCAATGAAAAAAATGAAAATGAACGCATTATAATTTTTCGTCTGCAACCATAA
- a CDS encoding branched-chain amino acid ABC transporter permease gives MEWIQQLVNGISIGSIYALIALGYTMVYGIIKLINFAHGDVFMLGAFIGFYAIARWEMNVFLALVLAMILCAVIGVIIERIAYKRLRNATRIAALITAIGVSLLIEYTVIFFRGASPEAYPNVFSKTNFEIFGVQISTLSIFILSISIFLMILLQFIVHKTKIGKAMRAVSHDADAAKLMGINVDNTISATFAIGSALAGAAGVIFGIYYTRIDPLMGMLPGIKAFIAAVLGGIGIIPGAMVGGLLLGVVETIVSALGYSLWRDAAAFVILILILIIRPAGIFGKNTREKV, from the coding sequence ATGGAATGGATCCAACAGCTAGTAAATGGAATTTCGATAGGTAGTATCTACGCGCTAATTGCATTAGGGTACACGATGGTATACGGAATTATAAAATTAATTAACTTTGCCCATGGTGACGTATTCATGCTTGGTGCATTCATTGGCTTTTATGCCATTGCACGTTGGGAAATGAATGTCTTCTTAGCGCTTGTTTTAGCGATGATTCTTTGTGCAGTAATTGGGGTTATTATTGAGCGTATTGCCTATAAGCGACTGCGTAATGCTACACGTATCGCAGCACTTATTACAGCAATCGGTGTGTCATTATTAATTGAGTATACGGTGATTTTCTTCCGTGGTGCCTCACCAGAAGCTTATCCAAATGTATTTTCAAAAACGAATTTTGAAATTTTCGGCGTACAAATTAGTACACTTTCGATTTTTATTTTATCAATATCAATCTTTTTAATGATTTTATTACAATTCATTGTGCACAAAACAAAAATCGGGAAAGCGATGCGTGCAGTATCTCATGATGCGGATGCAGCAAAATTAATGGGGATTAATGTAGACAACACAATTTCTGCAACATTTGCGATCGGTTCTGCTTTAGCTGGTGCAGCAGGGGTTATCTTTGGTATTTACTACACACGTATCGATCCATTAATGGGGATGCTTCCTGGGATTAAAGCGTTCATCGCAGCCGTATTAGGTGGTATTGGAATTATTCCAGGTGCGATGGTTGGTGGTTTATTATTAGGTGTCGTAGAAACAATCGTTTCGGCGCTTGGTTATTCGTTATGGCGCGACGCAGCAGCATTTGTCATTTTAATTTTAATATTAATTATTCGTCCAGCGGGTATTTTCGGAAAAAATACGCGCGAGAAAGTGTAG